In one Achromobacter spanius genomic region, the following are encoded:
- a CDS encoding VOC family protein has product MSRIFGGVRQVGYVVRDIEKAMKHWSDVLGVGPWFYKEEVGTTEFRYRGQVSQPPRLSIALANSGDLQIELIQQRDDAPSLYLDSLRNSGECAQHVAFWTLDHFDEFCGRLLRNGYEEGHGGRMGLRGRFAYFVHPDLPSGMIEVSEMKGGKGEYFDEIRAACASWDGSAPIRPRV; this is encoded by the coding sequence ATGAGCAGAATTTTTGGTGGCGTTCGGCAAGTGGGCTACGTGGTCCGCGACATAGAAAAAGCCATGAAGCACTGGTCCGACGTGCTTGGCGTTGGCCCTTGGTTCTACAAGGAAGAGGTTGGCACCACGGAATTTCGATATCGCGGCCAGGTATCGCAACCGCCGCGCCTGTCCATTGCCTTGGCGAACTCAGGCGATCTGCAAATCGAACTGATCCAACAGCGCGATGACGCGCCGTCGCTCTATCTGGATTCCTTGCGCAACAGCGGCGAGTGCGCGCAGCACGTGGCGTTCTGGACGCTGGACCACTTCGACGAGTTTTGTGGCCGACTGCTGCGTAATGGCTACGAGGAAGGGCACGGCGGAAGAATGGGCTTGCGCGGCCGCTTTGCCTACTTCGTTCATCCTGACCTGCCCAGCGGCATGATCGAAGTGTCGGAAATGAAAGGCGGCAAAGGCGAGTACTTCGACGAGATCAGAGCGGCTTGCGCATCGTGGGATGGATCCGCGCCGATACGCCCGCGCGTCTAG
- a CDS encoding SDR family NAD(P)-dependent oxidoreductase, whose translation MKLLQDRVAVISGAAHPKGIGKATARLFLEHGARVAMLDLDEARIQESAADLGAAPTQLLALACDVGSDLQCRAAVDQIAAWSGGGVDVLVNNAAITQKATFRDITPADFERILRVNLTGVFNLSQAVIPLMIQRAAGSIISISSLSAQNGGGIFGGAHYCAAKAGVQGMTRAMAKEFGEHKIRVNAIAPGLITTDFSRTGRSDESKDDAAQGWPLRRAGRPHEVAGGCLFLASDLSSYITGTTLDINGGAHMN comes from the coding sequence ATGAAACTGCTACAAGACCGCGTTGCCGTCATTTCGGGGGCGGCGCATCCCAAAGGTATAGGCAAAGCCACCGCAAGACTCTTTCTGGAACATGGCGCGCGCGTGGCCATGCTTGACCTGGATGAAGCCCGAATACAGGAAAGCGCGGCGGACCTGGGCGCGGCGCCCACGCAACTGCTGGCGCTGGCCTGTGACGTTGGTAGTGACCTGCAATGCCGCGCCGCCGTTGACCAGATCGCGGCCTGGTCGGGCGGCGGGGTCGACGTGCTGGTGAACAATGCGGCGATCACGCAGAAGGCTACGTTTCGCGACATCACCCCAGCGGATTTTGAACGCATCCTGCGAGTGAACCTGACCGGCGTCTTCAACCTGAGCCAAGCCGTCATCCCGTTGATGATTCAGCGCGCGGCGGGAAGCATCATTTCCATTTCGTCGCTGTCGGCGCAGAACGGCGGCGGCATCTTTGGCGGCGCGCACTATTGCGCGGCCAAAGCGGGCGTGCAAGGCATGACCCGCGCCATGGCCAAGGAATTCGGCGAGCACAAGATCCGGGTCAATGCGATTGCCCCGGGTCTGATCACCACCGATTTCTCGCGCACCGGGCGCTCGGATGAAAGCAAGGACGACGCCGCCCAAGGCTGGCCGCTGCGCCGGGCCGGACGCCCGCATGAAGTGGCCGGCGGCTGCCTGTTCCTGGCCAGCGACCTTTCCAGCTACATCACCGGCACGACGTTGGATATCAACGGCGGCGCCCACATGAACTAA
- a CDS encoding Bug family tripartite tricarboxylate transporter substrate binding protein encodes MKKLSVAAALLAVFGMGVAHADDYPNRPIRMLLPFSAGGGGDTLGRILAERFSAELKQPVIVENKPGAGGTIGIATVARAAPDGYTITIGGMTTHILSPLVYKELPYDPIKSFTSLGAIGNSAIMVVANNNFPANDIEGLRKLAESRKNPVQYASWGVGSTGHFCGEILVQKGKLKMQHVPYKGTTQIMTDVMGGHIDIGFVDMATATPMVTQHKVKGLAVCTKRSPSVPDVRSYKEQGIDFDRDLNWAMYVPAGTPKPIVERLSSTLEKVLKEQEVIAKLLGLGISANYVPGPAHEKANLADIEAWRAVAQDAGIKPQ; translated from the coding sequence ATGAAAAAGCTGTCCGTTGCAGCCGCGCTGCTTGCCGTGTTCGGCATGGGTGTCGCGCACGCCGATGACTACCCGAACCGCCCCATCCGCATGCTGTTGCCGTTCTCTGCCGGCGGGGGTGGCGACACCTTGGGCCGTATCTTGGCCGAGCGCTTTTCGGCAGAACTGAAGCAACCCGTCATCGTCGAGAACAAGCCTGGCGCGGGAGGCACGATCGGCATCGCAACGGTTGCTCGCGCGGCGCCTGATGGCTACACAATCACGATCGGCGGCATGACCACGCACATTCTTTCGCCCCTGGTCTACAAGGAACTGCCGTACGACCCCATCAAGAGTTTCACGTCGCTGGGCGCCATCGGCAATTCCGCCATCATGGTGGTTGCCAACAACAACTTTCCCGCGAATGACATCGAGGGGCTCAGGAAGCTGGCGGAATCTCGTAAAAACCCAGTGCAGTACGCAAGCTGGGGCGTGGGCTCCACCGGCCATTTTTGCGGCGAGATCCTGGTGCAGAAGGGCAAGCTGAAGATGCAGCATGTGCCCTACAAGGGCACCACGCAGATCATGACCGACGTCATGGGCGGTCATATTGATATTGGCTTTGTCGACATGGCGACCGCCACCCCGATGGTGACGCAGCATAAGGTGAAAGGCCTGGCCGTCTGTACCAAGCGTTCCCCCAGCGTGCCGGACGTGCGCAGCTATAAGGAACAGGGCATCGACTTCGATCGCGACCTGAACTGGGCCATGTACGTACCCGCCGGCACGCCCAAGCCCATCGTTGAACGCTTGTCCAGCACCCTGGAAAAGGTGCTGAAAGAGCAGGAAGTGATTGCCAAACTGCTTGGGTTGGGCATCTCGGCCAACTACGTGCCCGGACCCGCTCATGAAAAGGCGAACCTCGCCGACATCGAAGCCTGGCGCGCGGTTGCGCAAGATGCCGGCATCAAGCCGCAGTAG
- a CDS encoding nuclear transport factor 2 family protein, which yields MSTELQAERVKTVVDHMALECVQEWDKVIDTFEHPRYEMHSSGAVFDGEREVMGYFHSSRASFPDLKNEIIAVGAADGTDIVLVEFWLSGTHAGPFTVDGKTYEPTGRKFRVRMAATFEFAPNSAKIICERPYTCQNAKLRSLGLL from the coding sequence ATGAGTACCGAGTTGCAGGCTGAGCGGGTAAAAACCGTCGTAGACCATATGGCCTTGGAGTGCGTCCAGGAATGGGACAAGGTCATCGATACCTTTGAACACCCCCGCTATGAAATGCACTCAAGCGGCGCCGTTTTCGATGGTGAGCGCGAAGTGATGGGGTACTTCCATTCGTCACGCGCGTCGTTCCCCGATCTGAAAAACGAGATCATCGCGGTGGGCGCGGCCGACGGGACGGACATCGTCCTGGTGGAGTTCTGGCTGTCCGGCACGCATGCCGGGCCGTTCACCGTCGACGGCAAGACCTACGAGCCGACGGGGCGCAAGTTTCGCGTCCGCATGGCGGCGACATTCGAGTTCGCGCCCAATTCAGCCAAGATTATTTGCGAGCGTCCGTACACCTGTCAGAACGCCAAGCTGCGTTCGCTCGGGTTGCTGTAG
- a CDS encoding RhtX/FptX family siderophore transporter yields MIAALYFSQGIPLGVAMEALPTLLRRDGAELGTLAWLPLVGLPWVLKFLWAPQVDNHWRPRMGRRRSWIVPMQTLVLVCMVGVALLGISSASAAWVVGLMAVASLASATQDIATDGLTAERFEGQALARANAVQVGGTMVGFFFGGPGALIMAGYIGQGGALAVLAAVVAFSLLLAASWREMALEGKAPCAPRQRASLAGFARRRGAWQLALAAFLSAMTAVAGYGLSKLFLVDAGWTLEAVGKIGMAGGVVTVLLGCGGGAWLIGRLGARTVLALGLAASGTAALCWLAQAQGWASPVSGMAYAAQSLGSFGAGAASVALMTLAMRFARQGVQSGTDMTAVQSARDLGEILTSSMMTGLAAQLGYGGGFACGVAIAVATLGVVGVALRR; encoded by the coding sequence GCGATGGAGGCCTTGCCGACACTCCTGCGGCGCGACGGGGCCGAGCTCGGTACGCTGGCCTGGTTGCCGCTGGTGGGCCTGCCCTGGGTGTTGAAATTTCTGTGGGCGCCGCAGGTCGACAACCATTGGCGGCCCCGGATGGGCCGCCGCCGAAGTTGGATCGTACCGATGCAGACCTTGGTGCTGGTCTGCATGGTGGGCGTGGCGCTACTGGGTATTTCATCCGCCAGCGCCGCCTGGGTCGTCGGCCTGATGGCGGTGGCGTCCTTGGCCAGCGCTACGCAAGACATCGCCACCGATGGCCTGACCGCCGAACGCTTTGAAGGCCAGGCCCTGGCGCGGGCCAATGCCGTGCAGGTGGGCGGCACGATGGTCGGCTTCTTTTTTGGCGGCCCTGGCGCGTTGATCATGGCGGGCTATATCGGGCAGGGCGGCGCGCTGGCCGTGCTGGCGGCGGTGGTGGCGTTCAGTCTGTTGCTGGCCGCCTCATGGCGCGAGATGGCGCTTGAGGGCAAAGCGCCTTGCGCGCCGCGCCAGCGTGCATCCTTGGCGGGCTTCGCGCGCCGCCGTGGCGCATGGCAGCTTGCACTGGCCGCTTTCCTGTCTGCCATGACCGCGGTGGCGGGCTATGGCTTGTCCAAACTGTTTTTGGTGGACGCGGGCTGGACGCTCGAGGCCGTGGGGAAAATTGGCATGGCGGGCGGTGTGGTCACGGTGTTGCTGGGTTGCGGCGGCGGTGCGTGGCTGATCGGAAGGCTGGGCGCGCGCACCGTGCTGGCGCTGGGGCTGGCCGCCTCCGGCACCGCGGCGTTGTGCTGGCTGGCACAAGCCCAAGGATGGGCGTCGCCGGTATCGGGCATGGCCTACGCGGCGCAAAGCCTGGGTTCATTCGGGGCGGGCGCGGCGTCGGTCGCGCTGATGACCCTGGCCATGCGCTTCGCGCGGCAGGGCGTGCAATCGGGCACGGACATGACGGCGGTGCAAAGCGCGCGTGACCTGGGCGAGATTTTGACGTCGTCGATGATGACCGGGCTTGCCGCGCAGTTGGGCTATGGAGGCGGCTTTGCGTGCGGCGTGGCGATAGCGGTGGCGACGTTGGGGGTCGTGGGGGTGGCATTGCGGCGGTGA